The following are encoded together in the Plasmodium vinckei vinckei genome assembly, chromosome: PVVCY_12 genome:
- a CDS encoding ubiquitin fusion degradation protein 1, putative, which produces MDDDFARALNKFNSNRLFNKHNIIKNVNKTTERNQNKKQSILNKLKEDLELEYIHSSNNKICQKFLTLCLRKSSGKLNDHSDKIILPVSILKTLEKGTYSNEVSFPYTFSLKNVQNNYMTHACVLEFSSSEGIIEVSENIKENLGIFEKNGVIRILVTYANLSKCDFIKFESLNENINDIKFMKNLLENQLSLNYSTLTLGDYVHINNLKFYISELEPDNAVSLINTDITVDICERPNISGNQINFFSNDIKTGNNNNPYEIINNTQVNITNIINSQFKKYKFIINYNILELLKKGNISINISLKSQDINKFNIFISFPPYDDVSETVHHLHFDDCSDQIKIDKEIIQKCLMYHFIYFQNERKNEDTQPTISIATTNDNNNLLCCDNYDGNGSSQDYSEILEYVYDQFFPHIIFLGISSNSNSPVEYNLSTNIIENALSSTKDKDIENQTIKKSANNNMIHNQNYIKCDNCLKDILEYNINIHKMHCIKNFSICNICKQSFKKNELINHIHCDLCNEGMHINDKNKHNLIWHVKIKCLCEKSFYRKQYIFHQKLFCPKKIIFCSFCNIFTAHFTNIYDEDFIMANFFDQFDNKQVSSICTNNSREICPNFENKTISYYVNLLHNNFTYFLKYIKNSEHEKYCGSKSISCIICKKNMYRNIYLTHLISFHNFTKIDAFKIINGNIQIQ; this is translated from the exons atggaTGATGATTTCGCACGGgctttaaataaattcaaCTCGAACcgtttatttaataaacataatataataaaaaatgtcaaTAAAACGACAGAGAGGAATCAGAACAAAAAACAATCGATcttaaacaaattaaaagaagATTTAGAATTAGAATATATTCATAGCtcgaataataaaatttgtcaAAAATTTTTGACATTATGCCTAAGAAAAAGTTCaggaaaattaaatgatcACTCagacaaaattatattg CCTGTCTCTATATTGAAAACTCTTGAAAAAGGGACATATAGTAATGAAGTAAGTTTCCCTTATACATtcagtttaaaaaatgttcaaaataattatatgacTCATGCATGTGTTTTAGAGTTTAGTTCAAGTGAAGGGATAATTGAAGTTTCAGAAAACATAAAAGAGAATTTAggaatatttgaaaaaaatggagtAATACGGATTTTAGTAACTTATGcaaatttatcaaaatgtgattttataaaatttgaatcattaaatgaaaatataaatgatataaaatttatgaaaaatttattagaaAACCAATTAAGTTTAAATTATAGTACACTAACTTTAGGTGACTATgtacatattaataatttaaaattttatattagtgAATTAGAGCCAGATAATGCAGTGTCTTTAATAAATACAGATATAACTGTTGATATATGTGAACGACCAAATATTAGTGGAAatcaaattaattttttttcaaatgatattaaaactggtaataataataatccatatgaaataataaataatactcAAGTAAATATTACTAACATAATTAACAgccaatttaaaaaatacaaatttataattaattataatatattagaattattaaaaaaaggtaacatttctataaatatatctttaaaatcgcaagatataaataaatttaatatttttatttcttttccaCCTTATGATGATGTGTCTGAAACAGTACACCATTTACATTTTGATGATTGTTCTGATCAGATTAAGATAGACAAAGAGATTATTCAAAAATGTTTAAtgtatcattttatttattttcaaaacgAGAGAAAAAACGAAGATACTCAACCTACCATTTCTATTGCTACTACTAATGACAACAATAATCTCTTATGCTGTGATAATTATGATGGGAATGGTTCTTCTCAAGATTATTCCGAAATTTTGGAATATGTATATGACCAATTTTTTCcgcatataatatttcttgGTATATCATCAAATAGTAACAGTCCGGTGGAATATAACTTATCAACTAATATAATAGAAAATGCATTGAGCTCTACCAAAGATAAAGATATAGAAAATcaaactataaaaaaaagtgctaataataatatgatacATAACcagaattatataaaatgtgatAACTGTCTTAAAGATATTcttgaatataatataaatatccaTAAAATGcattgtataaaaaatttctctatatgtaatatttgtaaacaatcatttaaaaaaaatgaacttATAAATCATATACATTGTGATTTATGTAATGAAGGAatgcatataaatgataaaaataaacataatcTCATATGgcatgtaaaaataaaatgcttATGTGAAAAATCTTTTTATagaaaacaatatatttttcaccaaaaattattttgtccaaaaaaaataattttttgttcattttgtAACATATTTACTGCACActttacaaatatttatgatgAAGATTTTATTATGGCTAACTTTTTTGATCAGTTTGACAATAAACAGGTTAGCAGTATTTGTACAAATAATAGTAGAGAGATTTGTccaaattttgaaaataaaacaattagTTACTATGTAAACCTattacataataattttacttattttttaaaatatataaaaaattcagaacatgaaaaatattgtgGATCCAAATCAATTTCTTGtataatttgtaaaaaaaatatgtacagaaatatatatttaactcatttaatttcatttcataattttaccAAAATTGATGcgtttaaaattattaacgGCAATATCCAAATACagtaa